From the Musa acuminata AAA Group cultivar baxijiao chromosome BXJ3-1, Cavendish_Baxijiao_AAA, whole genome shotgun sequence genome, the window AGGACATGAGAGACTTGGGATGACACAGCGCAATCTGGAGCAGGAAACGCTGCAGCAGCTTCTGCTAGGGTATCCACCACTAGAGGAGCAGGACCCGTTGGGTCTACGAGTGCAACAAGGTCTGTTCTGCCAGCTCGAGCAACCACCGGTGAAGCATGTCGCATTGAAGCAAACCATTGCCCTGCCCACAGATGAACTCCTCTGTTAAGATCTCAGCCACAtgaagcagcaacttggaagacCAAGTGCTTAGTGGAAGGAGTAGATGgtcactcattatggcagaaagcAAGATGACACTAATGACAACATCAGCATGCAAAGAGTAACAACTGTTATGCAAGGATTCTCAATATGCTGAATATAATGCTGGGAGAAGATGATGGTAAGATATTCACCTCATAAGAATGTGCAAGTACATATTTCTACCCTCCAGGTAATACTTCAAACAGTATGATAGCACTTGAGCAtgcatttgttttttatttttttgttcctttGTAGTGCATGAAAAAAAAAGTGTGAtaactcattattcagatttttaTAAACTGAGCAAAAGCCTATAAATAAATGAAGAATGAAAGAGAAGTAGCAATTGCATCACATAGCAGGCATACCAGTAGCCAGAGATAATAAGGAACACAATTATTTAGTTTGAGATTTCATGTGTGTCAGCAGATTTTGCTTCTTTACATAGACCATTTTCAAACACTGCTATAACTTCACAGAACTAAAAGAAGTCAATTTATGTTAAAAGGAAATAATTAGAGGAGAAGAAGTGGAAACAAAGTAACTTTGTACAGAACTACCAGTGTTAGGCTTTTAAGATGGTACACAATTTTTGTTAGGAAAATGCACTTCTCGTTAGGGACTTGGAAGAAATAGACATTACCGGAGCCACCTCGAGAAGCAGCAGGACTTATGTCTCTTCTTATATCTGATTACCAAAGGATGCTGTAAGTATATTAGCAAGAATCTCCAAAATAAAGAGTGTGTTCAAAGTATCTTACGTTGGGATTAAAGGATCTGGAGTTGTCCCTACATATTTATCAACCCTGACAACACCATGACAATGATTACTTGCTATAAAAGTAGGAAATAGTTAGAAAGTGTTGGCTTTTGCAAAGAGACTAATCCTATACTAGTATCTGATCTTTTCAGTTTGAATTTGTTAAATCATGTGGCAGATCAGCTGACTTGAATAGGAGAAATATTTCTCCATATCAGCTTGGAGGTGCAATCAGTAAGATTAATGCTCTTCTTGAAATTTGTTTTCATTACTACTGTAAAACTTTCTTATCTtcagaaattttggtgttgtatgTAACTATCTTGTTCTTCTTAATGCACATTTActtgcattaaaaaaaaagaataggagCAATATGCCTCAAATGATTTATATATTGATTCCTTATCAAAGTTTAGTTTTCCCTCTCAATCACCAATCTGCATAATTGTACTTGTTTAAGAGAGAGAAGCTGAATATAACATACTCTTTGCAGCATACAGAGACAAGTTGGAGCCCTTCAACTGATTGTAACTCCTCCTGATCAAATCAAGTCTTGATTAGTTcatcaaaaaaagaagaaaaagaaatcagaACAGATCTGCATAGGAAAATCTGAGTGGTAGAAAAACATTGTAAAATAAATACCCATAGTCATTGCTACATGAGTTTCACAATATTACCCAGATACCATGAGAAGACTTGTGCTGGTTTTATATGAAGAGCACAAAGAATGGGAGTGCATTGTTGAAGAACCAAGCACAGAAGATGTATTTTTTGTACAATCCAAAAGTACTAATTGTTTATTTTCAACCTGTGAGGAGCCCTTCCCATAGTTTCTAACAAGTATTACAGCTACAGCCCCATCATGGAGTAATATACCCAAGATAACAGattgatttcttttttcttgagAAGGAAAAGATAGATTGCTCTACTTAAGGAAGAACAAAGCAAAAACTCCATTTGTTCTTCCTTGAAATTAGTTagaaataaaacataaaataacTTCATAAAATTTTCATAGAACAGAATCCAAAATGTTTCAcactaaagaaaaatacttcacaTATCAGAGACAATTAACAATTGGACTCAGGCAAAACATGTAAAAGGAACTGTTAAAGTGTACTAAACTTTCCCAGAGGACAAATGGACAACAAACAAAATGGTGGGGAAAGAAACTACCCCCACCTCTGTTTGGTTAAGTACCAGCAATTCTTTACCCAGTAATACTGTTCTTCAAGTTGTCTTGTACACTGAGAAAAGAGTTGCTGAACTATGTACTTAGCAACAGGGCTCCTGTTGCTCGTCCATAGACTTTGTTCTTTCCTCCATTACTTCCTCCCAGATCACAAAATGCGATCAAATAGCCTAACATTGTATGTAATATACAAAGTTGAATCTCATTCGTTCTTGTTactgaataaaatttcttcttcagGCTTGAACAATGGCTGTTGATCAACATGAAAATTAGATCGAATAAAAAGGCAAAGGTGGATCAATGTCTTGGTCCTATTTCCCACTGCACTTCACGTGCATCCAGTTCATGTGAGGTAGGTACCAGGGTGGTCTCATCTACGGATCATTCCGAGGACCACAGGATAAACCAAAGACGCCTCACGGTGAACTCACCCTTTCTATCTCCACGCATCGGCATCGAGACATTGGAGATCGGGGAAGCAGAGTCTTACCTCAAGGAAGCCGATCTCCCGACTCAAGAGCTGGACCCGCGCCTGCAGCCGGTGGCGCCCGCAGAGGTCCGTGTACCGCCGCGGCGACCGGGGCCGGGGAGCCTGCGTAGCATCCGCCTGCTTCTCCTCCAACGCCTCCGCCGCGGCCATCGGTCTCGAGTCGGCGGCGAAGCGTCACGACTTCGGGTCGAGCGTGGACCGCTGTCTCGCTTAAATGCGGAGGGAGTTGCAGCCGGAAGTTACGAGCGGTAAGATCCGTTTCTCGCGATTCCTGTTTCTCGTTTCCCATTGCCTATTCACGCTCCCATTCCGGTTTTTATTACTCccgtgtgtttatatatatatatatatatatatatatatatatatgggttgtATCATATGGCAGGGGGGCTTCATCACTTGGGATGGGTGCAGGTGACATGTGGATTTTGCAGCAGCATGGGGACAATGCTGCAGCTTTTCAAATAAAGCTCATAGACTGCTGCAACACCAAAGCAGTTGTTCtgcacaaaataataataataataataataataataataattagatagaatataaataatttctttaaagaaataagtttaacttAATTTTGGTCTGCGTAGTTGGGGTGGTGACAGCGAAGCAAGTGGGTACGAGTACAAGAGGACACGTGTGTGGCAGAGGCATTTAGTCAATGGTGGGCCCTGGGGGTCTTCATCCCTGAGTCGTACATGGCGCTGCGTCCTCTGCATCTGGGTCTGAGTTAAAGGAGGGCCATAAAGATGCTGCCACATGTACTTTCTCAGTTACACCACATTTTACTGTCCCCTCTTTTACCTGCTAAAAATGTACCACGTGGAGTTGGCTTTGATAATCTAATCTTACTTTTCTtgcaattaaaatatttaaaactaaaataatatatcattctttatttttaaatattatgtttATTGAAATTTAGAAATCAATCCTCCTTTTCTTGTGGAGAATGATGATGGTAATGAGATGGCTTAtgttaatgaaaagaaaaaaaatcggggatgtttagaaaatattatttatgtttgtatgtatattttttttttatttttagctagTATTTAAAAATCATTTATCATATAAATAATTGTCAATTCCACTCTGAACCTTAGTAGGCCAATTGGGCTAAACAGGTCCACTGGGCCACCGTAAGCCTGTAAACTCCTTGGTAGCATCATATACCGTTGCCCCCCCCCCCAAACCAACCCCGCTTTTGGGAATCTACTACTCTTCGTTCCGTTGTGTTCCCCATTCCCGAAACCCTAACCCGAAGGTAGCGGCGGCGCGATGACGAGGGGATGCTGGGCAAGGGGATGCTGCCCCCTTGATTGACGTCACCCAATTTGGGTACTTCAAGGTGCTGGGCAAGGGGATGCTGCCCCCGGATTGCCCCGTTGTCGTCAAGGCCAAGTTGGTGTCGAAGATCGCCGAGAAGAAGATCAAGGCCGCCGGTGGCGCTGTCGTGCTCACTGCTTGACTCGTATGATTCGACAAGTACATCGAATTCTTGGCACATCTAATTACTTATTGTGCTTGAAATTGTTGGTTGCATTCTAGATGTAGAATATGCTTCTGATCTATAAATTTCGATATTGAAGCTTGGACCTGATTCTTGTCATGAGCATCTACATAGAATTATATGCTTCATATAATGTCAAGGCTTTTGAGTTTAGTTTTGGTCATGTTTCATCACAAGTTCTTGTTATCTATGTCATTGTTATTGGCCTTCATGAACAAACCTGACATTGGTGTACACATGCTGTTCACCAGAATTTTGCTGAACCTTTTGATGCTTAGTTTGTGTGCTATACTTTTTGTTTCATTTAATTCTTGTTTGTTTGTTTACAGACGGATCAATTTGGATTTGCTGAGGTGGAGAGTTAATGTTTGTGTTCTATCTTATCTGCAATTGCAATTGCTGATAGTATAGTTGAGTTTGTAGACTTTGAAGATTATATCCATTTTATCTGAATGAAGAATGTTTGTGTAAGGTGGTAGCTGCAAGTCTATGTCGTGGTACGAATCATTCATACCATGTATCCTATCTATATAGGACATAAGTTGGGGAACTGGGACACTCAGGTTTAGTCTCACATCTAACGTATTGAGATTTGATTTGGTTTATAGGGCTAGTTGAGTCAACTACAGTTAATTTGAGCATAAGTATCAGTGGTACAAGCTTATGAAGTTAATTGTGTTGGATGGTACCGAACCTAGTATTGCCCATGATGAATGACCTTAGTACGAAAGTATATTGGGCACGGTATGGCACCTCGGTGGTAAAGAACTACTCATGACAAAAAGAGACATGTCATGATCTAAATACACCATACTAAGATTTTACTTTCTGCTATGTTTGGTTTCGAGGAGAACATCAAACTATAAGCGAGGGATGTTAGGACACGCTAGTTTAGTCTTGTACCAAAAGTAAGATGAGATTTGAGTTAGTTTGTAGTGTTAGATGAGTCTACTATCACGACCTGGGTTCACGTTCTTGAAGTTAACGAATCAGTTAATATATCACACCAGTTTGGTTTCTGATATAGATTCATTGATTCATGCATTTTATTGTAGAATCGGTATGCTGCAATGTTGTGTGCTTAACTAAGATGAAGCTGGTCTGTAGGGAACCCATGACAAACAAAGAAAATATGTTTATGAAGCTTTACACAGGGAGAGTTTGGAGCCCTCAGATTGTCGTGTCTCCGAAGCAACTTGAAAGGGATTGAATCTATTCAAAGGATATGCTGAAACATATGGAAGAAATGGTAGAGAATGTGGCTAGAAGGTGAATTCTGTCGGACACATGCATGCATGGCAAACTGTTAATGATAACTTTTTGAGGATCAAAATGTTGCTATTGATATCTTGGTTTCCTCAATCTAGTAGTTGCGCTTCCTTCCTGTCGACTCAGGCAGGGAATCCTGTTTGGCACCAAAGGATTGTTTTGGACATTTTGTTCACCACTACACAGGTTGAGATGGTTGACTGGAAGCTGTTGATTGTGATTGTTGAAATGGCTCCATCCTGGCACTGCTATTTGGTGGTGGTCTTTGTTATTTCTACTGCTTGAGAATGCTGTCTGTCGTGCCTCTTGAGTGACGACCTCGGTCGTGGACTCTATCCGAAGTGTTTTGATAAGAATCGTCgaagagggaaagaattgaaTTGCCACATTTTTTGGATTAGCGAGTCATTTTTATGTTCTCGGTGTGTGACCAGATGGCAATCCTTTGAATCCGACCAGTGCACTAATTCTTGGTTATATCTGTCGTGAACCTACCAAATGCGTCGAGTTTGGATTTCAAACTGCCTCTTCCATAAAAGGGCACGGCGATTACGAAATCAGATGGCCGGTCGAGATGACAGATTGCAATGATATGAACGGCTTGGATG encodes:
- the LOC135629067 gene encoding guanine nucleotide-binding protein subunit gamma 4-like, giving the protein MAAAEALEEKQADATQAPRPRSPRRYTDLCGRHRLQARVQLLSREIGFLEEELQSVEGLQLVSVCCKEVDKYVGTTPDPLIPTYKKRHKSCCFSRWLRAMVCFNATCFTGGCSSWQNRPCCTRRPNGSCSSSGGYPSRSCCSVSCSRLRCVIPSLSCPGYSCGCVCSCSNCTKVRLCPTCLCCISHCVCE